From the Clupea harengus chromosome 15, Ch_v2.0.2, whole genome shotgun sequence genome, one window contains:
- the LOC116223908 gene encoding actin-binding protein-like, producing the protein MMIKMIYVAIYSLENTVLICICFCFFIATQLNGSSQWSSPSNSSTQGGQNIPLGEDINKVLSLLKLKSQTTAKDPAKPPIVPPPQGNQSGPPMKLLPVPIFKNGEKPSEKADKDAKGLPDTPSTSDLTESLAKHAGKVPSSRSSLVPEDGAPEGPAVVAQNGRDLKQNGRGLKGSFLDVDGPDDRSESLAEDSRPVNASSLEQENQSQPREVPTQGEAPDCNIEEPEEDPSLDAAVATDRAEQQCADEAAAAALTSEESSKEAVCAALLSSLVVENGVPKPRRGRPPKQAKAAPSLPEAKTRPPPPQKVKHSPRLHPEGRQLRSRSPALGRAHTRRGQRRGRK; encoded by the exons atgatgataaagatGATATACGTTGCGATTTATAGTCTGGAAAATACGGtattaatttgtatttgtttttgtttttttatagcAACCCAACTTAACGGTTCCAGCCAATGGTCATCAcctagcaacagcagcacacaaGGAGGGCAGAATATCCCACTGGGAGAAG ATATAAACAAGGTGCTGTCACTACTTAAGTTAAAATCCCAGACCACAGCTAAAGATCCTGCTAAACCTCCTATAGTCCCGCCCCCTCAGGGCAACCAATCAG GGCCACCTATGAAACTGCTCCCCGTCCCAATCTTTAAAAACGGTGAAAAACCTTCTGAGAAAGCTGACAAAGATGCCAAGGGCTTACCAGACACACCAAGCACTTCTGACCTCACTGAGTCCCTGGCAAAACATGCTGGGAAAGTCCCCTCCAGTCGCTCATCGCTCGTTCCTGAAGACGGAGCACCCGAGGGCCCAGCTGTTGTGGCACAGAATGGCAGAGATCTGAAACAGAATGGCAGAGGTCTGAAAGGCAGTTTCCTGGATGTGGATGGTCCTGATGACCGCTCCGAGTCACTGGCAGAGGATAGCAGGCCGGTAAACGCCTCGAGCTTGGAACAAGAGAACCAGAGTCAGCCCAGAGAGGTTCCTACTCAAGGGGAGGCTCCCGACTGCAACATCGAGGAACCAGAAGAGGACCCATCTTTAGATGCGGCCGTGGCTACAGACAGGGCAGAGCAGCAGTGTGCAGACGAGGCTGCAGCGGCGGCCTTGACTTCAGAGGAGTCCAGtaaggaggctgtgtgtgcagcGCTGCTGTCGTCTCTCGTGGTGGAGAACGGCGTCCCAAAACCTAGACGAGGTCGGCCCCCCAAGCAGGCCAAGGCTGCCCCCTCTCTGCCCGAAGCAAAGACTAGACCACCTCCACCCCAGAAGGTCAAACACTCTCCAAGGCTCCACCCCGAGGGTCGTCAGCTGCGGAGCCGCTCACCAGCGCTtgggcgtgcacacacacggagagggcagaggaggggCCGGAAATGA